A region from the Triplophysa rosa linkage group LG4, Trosa_1v2, whole genome shotgun sequence genome encodes:
- the papss1 gene encoding bifunctional 3'-phosphoadenosine 5'-phosphosulfate synthase 1, with the protein METSGNTNKKQKLSNAPESWGKQRATNVTYQAHHVSRNKRGQVVGTRGGFRGCTVWLSGLSGAGKTTVSMALEEYLVCHGIPCYTLDGDNIRQGLNKNLGFSPEDREENIRRIAEVAKLFADAGLVCIASFISPYSRDRLNARKIHEAAGLPFFEVFVDAPLDVCEQRDVKGLYKRARAGEIRGFTGIDSEYEKPEAPELVLKTDSCSVNECIQQLLDLLQERDIVPVDASYEVKELYVPENKLDLAKADAETLPAVEITKVDMQWVQVLAEGWATPLNGFMREREFLQCLHFNCLLDGGVINLSVPVVLPVSSADKERLDGSTAFTLLYNGRRVAILRNPEFYEHRKEERCARQWGTTCKDHPYIKMVMESGDWLVGGDLQVLDRIYWNDGLDSYRLTPTELKQKFKEMNADAVFAFQLRNPVHNGHALLMQDTQRRLIERGYRRPVLLLHPLGGWTKDDDVPLAWRMKQHAAVLEEGLLDPNSTIVAIFPSPMMYAGPTEVQWHCRARMVAGANFYIVGRDPAGMPHPDTGKDLYEPSHGAKVLTMAPGLISLEIVPFKVAAYNKVKKAMDFYDPKNHQDYDFISGTRMRRMARDGQNPPEGFMAPKAWSVLKEYYQSMEKA; encoded by the exons ATGGAGACCTCTGGCAACACGAATAAGAAGCAGAAACTAAGCAATGCACCCGAGAGCTGG GGAAAGCAACGAGCTACAAATGTGACCTATCAAGCCCATCATGTGAGCAGAAACAAGCGTGGGCAGGTAGTGGGAACCAGAGGAGGCTTCAGAGGCTGCACTGTGTGGCTTTCAG GTTTGTCCGGCGCGGGGAAGACGACAGTCAGCATGGCGCTCGAGGAGTACCTGGTGTGTCACGGCATCCCCTGCTACACGCTGGATGGAGATAACATCAGACAAGGCCTCAACAAGAACCTGGGTTTCAGCCCTGAAGACCGCGAGGAGAACATTCGCCGTATCGCCGAGGTGGCCAAACTCTTCGCCGATGCTGGACTCGTGTGTATCGCCAGCTTCATTTCCCCGTACAGCAGG GACCGTCTGAATGCCAGAAAGATCCATGAAGCCGCCGGCCTGCCGTTCTTTGAGGTGTTTGTGGATGCTCCTCTGGACGTGTGCGAGCAGAGAGATGTCAAAGGTCTCTATAAGAGGGCTAGAGCTGGAGAAATCAGAG GCTTTACAGGAATAGACTCTGAGTATGAGAAGCCAGAGGCTCCAGAACTGGTGCTGAAGACCGATTCATGCAGTGTGAACGAGTGCATCCAACAACTCCTGGATCTCCTGCAGGAAAGG GACATTGTGCCTGTGGATGCGTCCTATGAGGTAAAAGAGCTCTACGTGCCGGAGAACAAACTGGACTTGGCCAAGGCCGACGCAGAGACTCTTCCAGCCGTAGAGATCACAAAG GTGGACATGCAGTGGGTCCAGGTGCTCGCCGAAGGCTGGGCCACTCCTCTGAATGGtttcatgagagagagagagttcctTCAGTGTCTTCATTTCAACTGTCTGCTGGATG GTGGGGTTATTAACCTGTCGGTGCCGGTGGTCCTGCCCGTCTCAAGTGCAGACAAGGAACGTCTGGACGGCAGCACAGCGTTCACGCTGCTCTACAACGGCCGGAGAGTCGCCATCCTTCGCAACCCGGAGTTCTACGAGCATCGCAAGGAAGAGCGTTGTGCCCGGCAGTGGGGTACCACTTGCAAAGATCACCCGTACATTAAG ATGGTGATGGAGAGTGGAGACTGGCTGGTAGGAGGAGATCTCCAGGTTCTGGATCGGATCTACTGGAACGACGGGCTAGATAGTTACAGACTCACCCCAACTGAACTCAAGCAAAAGTTTAAAGAGATGAACGCAG ATGCCGTCTTTGCCTTCCAATTACGGAACCCAGTGCACAACGGCCACGCGCTGCTCATGCAGGACACGCAGCGGCGTCTCATCGAGCGCGGCTACCGCCGGCCCGTGCTGCTGCTGCACCCACTGGGCGGCTGGACCAAAGACGACGACGTGCCACTCGCCTGGCGCATGAAACAGCATGCCGCCGTGCTGGAGGAGGGGCTGCTCGACCCAAACTCCACCATAGTGGCCATCTTCCCCTCGCCAATGATGTACGCCGGGCCCACAGAG GTGCAGTGGCACTGCAGGGCCCGGATGGTGGCTGGGGCCAACTTCTACATAGTGGGCCGTGACCCGGCAGGAATGCCTCACCCGGACACGGGTAAAGACCTCTATGAGCCCTCCCACGGAGCCAAAGTCCTCACTATGGCCCCTGGTCTCATTTCTCTGGAGATCGTGCCTTTCAAAGTGGCGGCCTACAATAAAGTCAAGAAGGCTATGGACTTTTATGACCCCAAAAA CCACCAGGACTATGACTTCATCTCAGGAACCCGCATGAGAAGGATGGCTCGCGACGGCCAGAACCCTCCAGAAGGCTTCATGGCGCCCAAGGCCTGGTCTGTTCTCAAGGAGTATTACCAGTCGATGGAGAAGGCCTAA